One region of Hymenobacter sediminicola genomic DNA includes:
- a CDS encoding lactate utilization protein B, with translation MSHSERSDIFLLDAERTTWHDETLWFVREKRDKAVYATPEFQELRQLASDIKDHTLSRLDFYLQQFEENARRNGVHVHWAVDAAEHNAIVLGLLRQHGATRVVKSKSMLTEECHLNPHLLANGIEVIDTDLGERIIQLREEAPSHVVLPAIHLKKEDVGDTFHKYLGTEKGNNDPQQLTETARQHLREKFLAGQVAISGVNFAVAETGTVVVCTNEGNADLGVNLAQVHIACMGMEKLIPRLSDLSVFTRILTRSATGQPITTYTSHFTRPAEGKELHIVIVDNGRTQQLGRPDFRASLKCIRCGACMNTCPVYRRSGGHSYDFTIPGPIGAILSPNIDMRKHASLPFASTLCGSCTDVCPVKIDIHTQLYKWRQVLGEAGKLPTSKKWSMRLLSRVLAKPGMYSAGGKVARQALRLLPHGLTHGQGYNPWAIARELPAPPQQSFREWYAQQPQNDKA, from the coding sequence ATGAGCCATTCTGAACGCTCCGATATTTTCCTGCTGGATGCCGAGCGCACCACCTGGCACGACGAAACGCTGTGGTTTGTGCGCGAGAAGCGCGACAAAGCGGTGTACGCCACGCCTGAGTTTCAGGAACTGCGCCAGCTGGCTTCCGACATCAAGGACCACACGCTCAGCCGGCTGGATTTCTATTTGCAGCAATTCGAGGAAAATGCCCGCCGCAACGGCGTGCACGTGCATTGGGCTGTCGATGCGGCCGAGCACAATGCCATTGTACTGGGGCTGCTGCGCCAGCATGGTGCGACCCGCGTGGTCAAGAGCAAGTCCATGCTCACCGAGGAGTGCCACCTGAATCCGCACCTGCTGGCGAACGGCATCGAGGTAATTGATACTGACCTGGGTGAGCGAATTATTCAGCTGCGCGAGGAAGCACCCAGCCACGTAGTACTGCCCGCCATTCACCTGAAAAAGGAGGACGTCGGCGACACGTTTCATAAGTACCTCGGCACCGAAAAAGGCAACAACGACCCGCAGCAACTCACCGAAACGGCGCGCCAGCACTTGCGCGAGAAATTTCTGGCCGGCCAGGTGGCTATTTCGGGCGTGAACTTCGCGGTGGCCGAAACCGGCACCGTGGTGGTGTGCACCAACGAAGGCAACGCCGACTTGGGTGTGAACCTGGCGCAGGTGCATATTGCGTGCATGGGCATGGAAAAGCTGATTCCGCGCCTCTCCGATTTGAGCGTATTCACGCGCATTCTCACGCGCAGCGCCACCGGCCAGCCCATCACCACCTACACCTCGCACTTCACCCGGCCCGCCGAGGGCAAGGAGCTGCACATCGTCATCGTGGACAACGGCCGCACGCAGCAGCTGGGCCGGCCCGATTTCCGGGCGTCGCTGAAGTGCATCCGGTGCGGGGCCTGCATGAATACCTGCCCGGTGTACCGCCGCAGCGGCGGCCACAGCTACGACTTCACGATTCCGGGCCCCATTGGCGCGATTCTGTCGCCCAACATCGACATGCGCAAGCACGCCTCGCTGCCGTTTGCCAGCACGCTCTGCGGCTCCTGCACCGACGTGTGCCCCGTCAAAATCGACATCCATACGCAGCTATATAAATGGCGGCAGGTACTGGGTGAGGCGGGCAAGCTGCCGACCAGCAAGAAGTGGAGCATGCGCCTGCTCAGCCGCGTGCTGGCCAAACCAGGGATGTACAGCGCGGGCGGCAAAGTGGCCCGGCAGGCGCTACGCCTGCTGCCGCACGGCCTCACCCACGGCCAGGGCTACAACCCCTGGGCCATTGCGCGCGAACTGCCAGCACCGCCCCAGCAAAGCTTCCGCGAGTGGTACGCACAACAACCTCAGAACGACAAGGCATGA
- a CDS encoding glycoside hydrolase family 28 protein — protein sequence MNLILSLLLPLLAWLNYLGTPPTAAPADPTWVKEVGAKSMPATKNTFLVAKYGAVADGKTLNTQAIQKAIDAAAKKGGVVTFAPGQYLTGSIFLKKGVTLNIPQGVTLLGSQELKDYPEIPSRIAGVEMVWPAALINILDQENVAITGQGTVDGQGKPFWEKYWAMRKEYDAKGLRWIVDYDAKRPRTLLVSNSSNVTLKGITLQRAGFWTVHILYSKHVTADGLVVRNNIGGHGPSTDGIDIDSSSYVLVQNCDIDCNDDNFCLKAGRDWDGLRVNRPTEYILIQNCVAGAGDGLFTCGSETSGGIRHVIARGLKAKGTKYGIRLKSATNRGGVVEDIVVEDIQMDGVRVPIIMTMNWNPAYSYSTLPAGYTEATLPEHWKKMLAKVEPVERGTPHFRNVRISNLRATGAGEAISAEGLAVSLLENFTLENISITGKKAGKIDFAQGWSVKGLDIKAENQEPVAVQNSAGMKF from the coding sequence ATGAACCTGATCCTTTCGCTGCTACTGCCGCTGCTGGCCTGGCTGAATTACCTCGGGACGCCGCCCACTGCCGCCCCCGCCGACCCGACCTGGGTGAAAGAAGTGGGCGCGAAATCCATGCCCGCCACCAAAAACACTTTCCTAGTCGCCAAATACGGCGCGGTGGCCGACGGCAAAACCCTCAACACCCAAGCCATTCAGAAAGCCATTGATGCGGCGGCCAAAAAGGGTGGCGTCGTGACGTTTGCGCCGGGCCAGTACCTCACGGGCTCCATCTTTCTGAAGAAGGGTGTGACGCTCAACATCCCGCAGGGTGTGACGCTGCTCGGCAGCCAGGAACTGAAGGACTACCCCGAAATTCCGTCGCGCATTGCGGGCGTGGAAATGGTGTGGCCTGCGGCTCTTATCAATATCCTCGATCAGGAAAACGTGGCCATCACCGGCCAGGGCACCGTCGATGGCCAGGGCAAGCCGTTCTGGGAGAAATACTGGGCCATGCGCAAAGAGTACGACGCCAAAGGCCTGCGCTGGATTGTGGACTACGACGCCAAGCGGCCTCGTACGCTGCTGGTTTCCAACTCCAGCAACGTCACGCTCAAGGGCATCACGCTGCAGCGCGCCGGCTTCTGGACGGTGCACATTCTGTACTCCAAGCACGTAACGGCCGATGGCCTCGTGGTGCGCAACAACATCGGCGGCCACGGCCCCAGCACCGACGGCATCGACATCGACTCCAGCTCCTACGTGCTGGTGCAGAACTGCGACATCGACTGCAACGACGACAACTTCTGCCTGAAAGCCGGTCGCGACTGGGACGGCTTGCGCGTGAACCGCCCCACCGAGTACATCCTCATTCAGAACTGCGTGGCCGGCGCCGGCGACGGACTGTTCACCTGCGGCTCCGAAACGTCGGGCGGCATCCGCCACGTCATTGCCCGCGGCCTCAAGGCGAAGGGCACCAAGTACGGTATCCGGTTGAAATCGGCCACCAACCGCGGCGGCGTGGTGGAGGACATTGTGGTGGAAGACATTCAGATGGATGGCGTGCGCGTGCCCATCATCATGACCATGAACTGGAACCCGGCCTACAGCTACTCCACGCTGCCGGCCGGCTACACCGAGGCCACGCTGCCCGAGCACTGGAAGAAAATGCTGGCCAAAGTGGAGCCCGTGGAGCGCGGCACGCCGCATTTCCGCAACGTGCGCATCAGCAACCTGCGCGCCACCGGGGCCGGCGAAGCCATTTCAGCCGAGGGCTTGGCCGTGTCATTGCTGGAAAACTTCACGCTGGAGAACATCAGCATCACGGGTAAGAAAGCCGGCAAAATCGACTTTGCCCAGGGCTGGAGCGTCAAGGGCCTCGACATCAAGGCCGAAAACCAGGAGCCGGTGGCCGTGCAGAACAGCGCCGGCATGAAGTTCTAA
- a CDS encoding (Fe-S)-binding protein, translated as MKVALFVPCYVDQFYPQVAIASLQLLEKLGVRAHFPKQQTCCGQPMANSGCEQDAKPVYHNFVDAFQDYDYVVGPAGSCVYHVRKHFNIIEQTPAVQHVRTNTLELFDFIINVLGITEIPGSFPHKVGLHLSCHGQRGLHQANESEMTPVRDGQLRRLLSGMQGLELTELTRNDECCGFGGTFCVSEAGISARMGQDRVQDHVRNGTQVLTGGDMSCLMHLEGIVRRQKLPVHVLHAAEILNGVIIG; from the coding sequence ATGAAAGTAGCCCTTTTCGTCCCTTGCTACGTCGACCAGTTTTATCCGCAGGTGGCTATTGCCTCGCTGCAGTTGCTGGAAAAACTAGGCGTGCGGGCGCATTTCCCGAAGCAGCAAACCTGCTGCGGGCAGCCGATGGCCAACAGCGGCTGTGAGCAGGACGCCAAGCCGGTGTACCACAACTTTGTGGATGCTTTCCAGGACTACGACTACGTGGTGGGGCCGGCTGGTAGCTGCGTGTACCACGTGCGCAAGCACTTCAACATCATCGAACAGACGCCGGCGGTGCAGCACGTGCGCACCAACACGCTGGAGCTGTTCGACTTCATCATCAATGTGCTGGGCATCACGGAAATTCCGGGCTCATTTCCGCACAAAGTGGGGCTGCACCTGAGCTGCCACGGCCAGCGTGGCCTGCACCAAGCCAACGAATCGGAAATGACGCCGGTACGCGACGGGCAGCTGCGGCGGCTGCTGAGCGGTATGCAGGGCCTGGAGCTAACGGAGCTGACCCGCAACGACGAATGCTGCGGTTTCGGGGGCACGTTTTGCGTGAGCGAAGCGGGCATTTCGGCGCGCATGGGCCAGGACCGGGTGCAGGACCACGTACGCAACGGCACGCAGGTGCTTACCGGCGGCGACATGTCGTGTCTGATGCACCTGGAAGGTATCGTGCGCCGCCAGAAGCTGCCGGTGCATGTACTGCACGCCGCCGAAATCCTTAATGGAGTAATTATCGGTTGA
- a CDS encoding amidohydrolase family protein, with protein MPRIDAHQHFWHFDARRDAWITPDMAAIQRDFLPSDLEPLLHRHGLDGCVAVQASQSTGETEFLLELAARHDFIRGVVGWVDLQAENVSEQLAHYAQFDKLKGFRHILQGETDRALMLRPEFRRGIAALYQHGFTYDLLIQPDQLGYAAELADVFSTQPFVLDHLAKPLIKAGELEPWRRELQALAAQENVLCKVSGLVTEADWQHWTPQDFQPYLDVVFDAFGPARVLFGSDWPVCNVAGGYGRVVELLQDYVARFSVEDQAGFWGETAARVYHL; from the coding sequence ATGCCAAGAATTGACGCGCACCAGCACTTCTGGCACTTCGACGCCCGGCGCGACGCCTGGATAACGCCCGACATGGCCGCCATCCAGCGCGACTTTCTGCCGTCGGATTTGGAGCCGCTGCTGCACCGCCACGGCCTCGACGGTTGCGTGGCGGTGCAGGCCAGCCAAAGCACTGGCGAAACCGAATTTCTGCTGGAGCTAGCCGCCCGCCACGACTTCATCCGGGGTGTGGTGGGCTGGGTTGATCTGCAGGCTGAAAACGTGTCCGAGCAACTGGCGCACTACGCGCAGTTTGATAAGCTGAAAGGCTTTCGGCATATCCTGCAGGGCGAAACCGACCGGGCCCTCATGCTCCGGCCGGAATTCCGGCGCGGTATTGCCGCACTGTACCAGCACGGTTTTACCTATGACCTGCTTATTCAGCCCGACCAGCTGGGCTACGCAGCCGAGTTGGCAGACGTGTTTTCCACGCAGCCCTTCGTACTCGACCACCTCGCTAAGCCGCTCATTAAAGCGGGCGAGCTGGAGCCTTGGCGGCGTGAACTGCAGGCCCTAGCCGCCCAAGAAAACGTGCTGTGCAAGGTATCGGGACTGGTGACGGAAGCCGACTGGCAGCACTGGACGCCGCAGGATTTTCAGCCGTATCTGGATGTGGTGTTCGACGCCTTTGGTCCTGCCCGCGTACTGTTTGGCTCCGACTGGCCGGTGTGCAACGTGGCCGGCGGCTACGGCCGCGTGGTAGAGCTGCTGCAGGACTACGTAGCGCGTTTTTCGGTGGAAGATCAGGCCGGTTTCTGGGGCGAAACCGCCGCGCGGGTGTACCACTTATAA
- a CDS encoding SDR family oxidoreductase codes for MDLQLQDKVILVSGGAKGIGEGIVQVLAQEGAVPVIIGRNGADNQAAVAAVVAAGGRAGQVVAELSDPAHCEAAVRAAVVQFGRLDGLVNNAGVNDGVGLEHGSYEGFVASLHRNLVHYYLLAHHALPELKKSRGSIVNISSKTAETGQGNTSAYAAANGGRNALTREWAVELLKYGIRVNAVVVAECWTPQYESWIQTLANPAEKLREITARIPLENRMTTAEEIANTTAFLLSARSSHTTGQILHVDGGYVHLDRALANA; via the coding sequence ATGGATTTACAGCTTCAGGATAAGGTGATTCTCGTGAGTGGCGGTGCCAAAGGCATCGGTGAAGGCATTGTGCAGGTGCTGGCGCAGGAAGGCGCCGTGCCAGTCATCATCGGCCGCAACGGAGCCGATAATCAGGCCGCTGTAGCGGCCGTGGTAGCGGCGGGCGGCCGCGCCGGCCAGGTAGTGGCCGAGCTGTCGGACCCGGCGCACTGCGAAGCGGCGGTGCGGGCCGCCGTAGTGCAGTTTGGCCGCCTGGATGGGCTGGTGAACAACGCCGGCGTGAACGACGGCGTGGGCTTAGAGCACGGCAGCTACGAGGGGTTTGTGGCGAGTCTGCACCGCAACCTAGTGCACTACTACCTGCTGGCGCACCACGCGCTGCCGGAGCTGAAAAAGTCGCGGGGCAGCATCGTGAATATCAGCTCTAAAACGGCCGAAACGGGCCAGGGCAATACCTCGGCCTACGCCGCCGCCAACGGCGGCCGCAATGCCCTCACCCGCGAATGGGCCGTGGAGCTGCTCAAATACGGTATCCGCGTGAATGCCGTGGTGGTGGCCGAATGCTGGACGCCGCAATACGAATCTTGGATTCAGACACTGGCCAATCCGGCCGAAAAGCTCCGCGAAATCACCGCCCGAATTCCTCTGGAAAACCGCATGACCACGGCCGAAGAAATTGCTAATACCACGGCCTTTCTGCTCTCGGCCCGCAGCAGCCACACCACCGGCCAGATTCTGCACGTCGATGGCGGCTACGTGCACCTCGACCGGGCCCTGGCCAACGCCTGA
- the fucP gene encoding L-fucose:H+ symporter permease codes for MKKNQNLFAVALITSLFFLWGFAVNLNPVLIPHLKKACQLTDTQSALIDSAFFAAYFLVALPAGQFMKRFGYKGGILVGLGLFATGAFLFYPAAETRAYGFFLVALFIIASGLTFLETAANPYITVLGDPAGATQRLNFAQSFNGLAATLAPLLGGKLILSGQSLTAGQQAVMAPAQLSAYLSQEASAVQLPYLVIGAVVLLVAVVLYFTRLPDIIEAAATDDASTQGSLWQEKNLLLGVLTQFFYVGAQVCISSFFIRFAGSVAGIPEQTATLYLSGALLSFMAGRFIGTALMRVVTPAKLLAACSLLNVLLVGLAVTLEGQLPVYALMGVEFFMSIMFPTIFSLSIRGLGPRTKDGSSLLIMAIVGGAVFPVLMGRVSDASSIQTAYVVPGLCFLVVLYFALRNARVPVGPPAPALAGGH; via the coding sequence ATGAAGAAAAACCAGAACCTGTTTGCGGTAGCCCTGATTACCTCGCTGTTTTTTCTGTGGGGCTTCGCCGTGAACCTGAATCCGGTGCTGATTCCGCACCTCAAAAAGGCCTGCCAGCTTACCGACACGCAGTCGGCGCTGATTGACTCGGCGTTCTTTGCGGCCTACTTTCTGGTGGCGCTGCCGGCCGGGCAGTTCATGAAGCGTTTCGGCTACAAAGGCGGTATTCTGGTGGGGTTGGGCCTGTTTGCTACGGGCGCCTTCCTGTTTTATCCGGCCGCTGAAACCCGGGCCTACGGCTTCTTTCTGGTGGCGCTGTTCATCATTGCCAGCGGCCTCACATTCCTGGAAACGGCCGCCAACCCCTACATCACCGTGCTCGGCGACCCGGCCGGTGCCACCCAGCGGCTGAACTTCGCGCAGTCGTTCAACGGGCTGGCCGCTACGCTGGCGCCGCTGCTGGGCGGCAAGCTGATTCTGTCGGGCCAGAGCCTAACGGCCGGGCAGCAGGCGGTCATGGCCCCAGCGCAGTTGAGCGCCTACCTGAGCCAAGAAGCCTCGGCGGTGCAGCTACCGTATCTGGTGATTGGGGCCGTGGTGCTGCTGGTGGCCGTTGTGCTTTACTTCACCCGCCTGCCCGACATCATCGAGGCTGCGGCCACTGACGATGCCAGCACGCAGGGCTCGTTGTGGCAGGAGAAAAACCTGCTGCTGGGCGTGTTGACGCAGTTTTTCTATGTGGGTGCGCAGGTGTGCATCAGTAGCTTTTTCATTCGGTTTGCGGGCAGCGTGGCCGGCATTCCGGAGCAAACGGCTACGCTGTATCTGTCGGGGGCGCTGCTCAGCTTTATGGCGGGCCGCTTCATCGGGACGGCGCTGATGCGGGTGGTGACCCCGGCAAAACTGCTGGCGGCGTGCAGCTTGCTGAACGTGCTGCTGGTGGGTTTGGCCGTGACGCTGGAAGGCCAGCTGCCGGTATATGCGCTGATGGGCGTGGAGTTTTTTATGTCCATCATGTTCCCCACTATCTTCTCGCTCAGCATCCGCGGGCTGGGGCCCAGAACCAAGGACGGTTCCTCACTGCTGATTATGGCCATTGTGGGCGGCGCGGTGTTCCCAGTGCTCATGGGCCGCGTGTCCGATGCCAGCTCCATCCAAACGGCCTACGTGGTGCCGGGTTTGTGTTTTTTGGTGGTGCTGTACTTCGCCCTCCGCAACGCGCGGGTGCCGGTGGGGCCACCTGCTCCGGCCCTGGCGGGCGGCCACTGA
- a CDS encoding fumarylacetoacetate hydrolase family protein translates to MKLIRHGRPEQEQPGIILNDRKYDVSTFGEDYNEAFFANNGLARLAEFVQVNESQLPELADDVRLGSPVARPSKIVCVGLNYADHARETGATPPPEPVLFFKSTTALVGPNDAIVIPKNSVKTDWEVELAVVIGQRASYVDEAEAHEYIAGYALHNDVSEREFQLERSGTWDKGKGCDTFAPIGPWLATPDEIPDVNNLRLWLSVNGQMMQDGTTANLIFRIPFLVSYISQFMTLLPGDIISTGTPAGVGLGFNPPVYLKPGDVVELGIEGLGTSRQQLKAYAKN, encoded by the coding sequence ATGAAGCTAATCCGCCACGGCCGGCCTGAGCAGGAGCAACCCGGAATCATCCTCAACGACCGGAAGTACGACGTTTCAACTTTCGGCGAAGACTACAACGAAGCGTTTTTTGCCAACAACGGCCTGGCGCGACTGGCGGAATTTGTGCAAGTCAACGAAAGCCAGCTGCCGGAACTGGCCGACGACGTGCGCCTGGGCAGCCCGGTGGCGCGGCCCAGCAAAATCGTGTGCGTGGGCCTCAATTACGCCGACCACGCCCGCGAAACCGGCGCCACGCCGCCACCCGAGCCGGTGCTGTTCTTCAAGTCCACCACGGCGCTGGTGGGCCCGAACGACGCTATTGTCATCCCGAAAAACTCGGTGAAAACCGACTGGGAAGTGGAGCTGGCCGTAGTGATTGGCCAGCGCGCTTCCTACGTGGACGAAGCCGAAGCGCACGAGTACATTGCCGGCTACGCGCTGCACAACGACGTGTCGGAGCGCGAGTTTCAGCTGGAACGCAGCGGCACCTGGGACAAGGGCAAGGGCTGCGACACCTTCGCGCCCATCGGCCCCTGGCTGGCCACGCCCGACGAAATCCCGGACGTAAATAACCTGCGCCTATGGCTGAGCGTGAACGGGCAAATGATGCAGGACGGCACCACCGCCAACCTCATTTTCCGGATTCCGTTTCTGGTCAGCTACATCAGCCAGTTTATGACGCTGCTGCCCGGCGACATCATTTCCACGGGCACCCCGGCCGGCGTAGGCCTGGGCTTCAACCCGCCCGTGTACCTCAAGCCCGGCGACGTGGTGGAGCTGGGCATCGAAGGGCTGGGCACGTCCCGGCAGCAGTTGAAGGCCTATGCCAAGAATTGA
- a CDS encoding LutC/YkgG family protein: MSSREKILAAVTANQPAKVPLPTVPFFEGDASVEKFTTLVQAIGGRVVEVAALAHLEEVVRQLFPADYRVASPLLSSANVSVDAQTPLAVLADVELAVLQGEFGVAENGAIWLPEENMLHRALPMITQHLALVLSRQQLVATMHQAYARLATVGGYGTFLAGPSKTADIEQSLVIGAHGARSLTVLLVP; the protein is encoded by the coding sequence ATGAGCAGCCGCGAGAAAATCCTGGCCGCTGTGACGGCCAATCAGCCTGCCAAAGTACCGCTGCCTACCGTGCCGTTTTTCGAAGGCGACGCCTCAGTGGAAAAGTTTACGACGCTTGTGCAGGCCATTGGCGGGCGCGTGGTGGAAGTCGCCGCCTTGGCTCACTTGGAGGAGGTTGTCCGGCAGCTATTCCCGGCGGACTACCGCGTGGCCTCTCCCCTGCTCTCCTCTGCCAACGTATCCGTTGATGCGCAAACTCCGCTGGCGGTGCTGGCCGACGTAGAACTGGCGGTGTTGCAGGGCGAGTTTGGGGTGGCCGAAAACGGTGCTATCTGGCTGCCGGAAGAAAACATGCTGCACCGCGCGCTACCCATGATAACGCAGCATCTCGCCCTGGTTCTCAGCCGGCAGCAGCTGGTAGCCACCATGCACCAGGCCTACGCCCGACTGGCCACGGTGGGCGGCTACGGCACGTTCCTGGCCGGCCCTTCCAAAACCGCCGACATCGAGCAGTCGTTGGTGATTGGCGCGCACGGCGCCCGCAGTCTGACGGTGCTGCTGGTGCCTTAG
- a CDS encoding sialate O-acetylesterase: MHHSSRLTGFLSAFLLAGAHTALADVTLPALITDNMVLQQKSEVALWGWAAPGEAVTVTAGWAKKPVQATADAQGNWLVRVPTTKAGGPYTLTVQGNNKLTVSNVLLGEVWLCSGQSNMAFPVAKGVSKWMTGVLNEAEVVPKATKPNIRMFTVAQRVSDEPQRDVQGSWVVCSPQTVGNFSAVAYFFGQEVQEKTGVPVGLIHSSWGGTPAESWTRREVLEQNPTLLPILSRYADGLTQRPAYETALAAWKLEKERNPQTTQPKPSEPLSATSNKSPAKLYNGMIRGLEPYTLRGTIWYQGESNAERAYQYRTLFPAMIASWRQAWQQPDMPFYFVQITPHKGQNPEIREAQLLSWQTVPHTGMVVTTDVGDSLDIHPRNKQAVGHRLALWALRNEYGEKKLVTSGPIYKALKIDKNTARLSFDYAEGLKAEGGALREFTVAGADGVFHPAQAAIEGNTVVVSSAQVLQPVAVRFGWRKSPMPNLFNAAGLPASPFRTDTWPTPTQDKK, translated from the coding sequence ATGCATCATTCTTCCCGACTCACCGGTTTCCTATCCGCCTTTCTGCTGGCCGGCGCCCACACTGCCCTGGCCGACGTTACGCTGCCGGCGCTCATCACCGACAACATGGTGCTGCAGCAGAAATCAGAGGTGGCGCTGTGGGGTTGGGCCGCGCCCGGCGAGGCCGTGACCGTGACGGCCGGTTGGGCGAAAAAGCCCGTGCAGGCTACAGCCGACGCGCAGGGTAACTGGCTGGTGCGCGTGCCCACCACCAAGGCCGGCGGCCCCTACACGCTCACGGTGCAGGGGAATAACAAGCTCACCGTCAGCAACGTGCTGCTCGGGGAAGTGTGGCTGTGCTCGGGGCAGTCGAATATGGCGTTTCCGGTGGCGAAGGGCGTTTCCAAATGGATGACGGGCGTGCTCAACGAGGCCGAAGTGGTGCCGAAAGCCACCAAGCCGAATATCCGCATGTTCACGGTAGCGCAGCGCGTATCCGACGAGCCCCAGCGCGACGTGCAGGGCAGCTGGGTGGTGTGCAGCCCCCAGACGGTGGGCAACTTCTCGGCCGTAGCGTACTTTTTCGGGCAGGAAGTCCAAGAGAAAACCGGCGTGCCGGTGGGCTTGATACATTCGTCGTGGGGCGGCACGCCGGCCGAGTCGTGGACGCGGCGCGAGGTGCTGGAGCAGAACCCCACGCTGCTCCCGATTCTATCCCGCTACGCCGACGGCCTCACCCAACGCCCTGCCTACGAAACCGCGCTGGCCGCCTGGAAACTGGAGAAGGAGCGCAACCCGCAGACCACGCAGCCCAAGCCCAGCGAGCCGCTGAGCGCCACCAGCAATAAGTCGCCGGCCAAGCTCTACAACGGCATGATCCGGGGCCTGGAGCCGTACACACTGCGCGGCACCATCTGGTATCAGGGCGAAAGCAACGCCGAGCGCGCCTACCAGTACCGCACGCTGTTCCCGGCCATGATTGCCAGCTGGCGCCAAGCCTGGCAGCAGCCTGACATGCCATTCTACTTCGTGCAGATAACGCCCCATAAAGGCCAGAACCCCGAAATCCGCGAAGCCCAACTGCTTTCCTGGCAAACCGTGCCGCACACCGGCATGGTCGTCACGACCGACGTGGGCGACTCGCTCGACATTCATCCGCGCAACAAGCAGGCCGTGGGGCACCGGCTGGCGCTGTGGGCGCTGCGCAACGAGTACGGCGAGAAAAAGCTGGTGACCTCAGGCCCGATCTACAAAGCCCTGAAAATCGACAAGAACACCGCCCGCCTCAGCTTCGACTACGCCGAGGGCCTGAAAGCGGAAGGCGGGGCGCTGCGCGAGTTTACCGTGGCCGGCGCCGACGGCGTGTTCCATCCTGCCCAAGCCGCCATTGAGGGAAATACGGTGGTGGTGAGCAGCGCGCAGGTGCTGCAGCCGGTGGCCGTGCGCTTCGGCTGGCGCAAGTCGCCGATGCCGAACCTGTTCAACGCCGCCGGTTTGCCGGCTTCGCCTTTCCGCACCGACACCTGGCCCACGCCTACGCAGGATAAAAAGTAA
- a CDS encoding SDR family NAD(P)-dependent oxidoreductase, which translates to MFSLQGKSAVVTGGGSGIGQAIAQLFAQQGAHVHIIELNQEAASHTVAEIQRAGGTAEAHLLDISQQTDVVRVFQTIGQVDILVNNAGIAHVGNVAQTAEIDFDRVYQVNVKGAYNCLFAAVPLMQQHGGGAILNMASIAAHVGITDRFAYSMSKGAIHAMTLSVARDYLAAGIRCNSISPARVHTPFVDGFIAKNYAGREAELFDKLSKSQPIGRMGTPAEVAALALYLCSAEAGFVTGCDYPLDGGFITLNN; encoded by the coding sequence ATGTTCAGTTTACAAGGCAAAAGCGCCGTCGTGACGGGCGGCGGCAGCGGAATCGGGCAGGCCATTGCGCAGCTGTTTGCGCAGCAGGGCGCCCATGTGCACATCATCGAGCTCAACCAGGAAGCCGCGTCCCACACCGTAGCCGAAATCCAGCGGGCGGGCGGCACAGCTGAGGCGCACCTGCTCGATATCAGCCAGCAGACCGACGTGGTGCGCGTGTTTCAGACTATCGGCCAAGTGGATATTCTGGTTAATAATGCCGGCATTGCCCACGTCGGTAACGTGGCGCAGACCGCTGAAATCGACTTCGACAGGGTGTATCAGGTGAATGTGAAGGGTGCCTACAACTGCCTGTTTGCGGCCGTGCCCCTGATGCAACAGCACGGCGGCGGCGCCATCCTCAACATGGCCTCCATTGCCGCCCACGTCGGCATCACCGACCGGTTTGCCTACTCCATGAGTAAGGGTGCCATCCACGCCATGACGCTGTCGGTGGCCCGCGACTACCTGGCGGCGGGCATCCGCTGCAACAGCATTTCGCCGGCCCGCGTGCACACGCCGTTCGTGGATGGCTTCATTGCCAAAAACTATGCTGGCCGCGAAGCGGAGCTGTTCGACAAGCTCTCCAAAAGCCAGCCCATCGGCCGCATGGGCACGCCCGCCGAAGTAGCTGCCCTGGCCTTATACCTGTGCTCTGCTGAAGCCGGCTTCGTCACCGGCTGCGACTACCCGCTGGATGGCGGTTTCATCACGCTGAATAATTGA